A single uncultured Acetobacterium sp. DNA region contains:
- a CDS encoding pseudouridine synthase, which produces MRIQKFMAQCGVASRRKSETMIEQGLVQINGVTVKEPGFPIDPEKDEIIVAGKKISESSKIYVMVNKPKGALSTSEDTHGRQRVLDLVPIKERLYTVGRLDMETEGLLLLTNDGDLTFYLTHPKHEFEKTYVGLVRGCPDKTSLAKFKEGMDIEDYHTAPAAIKIIKESRDTSLLEMKIHEGKKRQIRKMCAGIGHPVIDLKRIAIGDLTLGNLKPGEWRYLNKDEIMYLKGDKKW; this is translated from the coding sequence ATGAGAATTCAAAAATTTATGGCGCAATGCGGCGTTGCTTCCCGCAGAAAATCTGAAACAATGATCGAACAGGGCTTAGTTCAGATAAATGGGGTAACCGTCAAAGAACCGGGTTTTCCAATTGATCCTGAAAAAGATGAGATCATTGTTGCGGGAAAAAAAATATCCGAGTCTTCAAAAATCTATGTGATGGTCAATAAACCCAAAGGCGCATTGTCAACATCAGAGGATACCCATGGACGACAGCGGGTGCTGGACCTGGTGCCCATCAAAGAACGGCTCTACACCGTTGGACGGTTGGATATGGAAACAGAAGGTTTGCTGCTGCTGACAAACGATGGTGACCTGACCTTTTACTTAACCCACCCCAAGCATGAATTTGAAAAAACCTATGTAGGCTTGGTGCGAGGATGTCCGGATAAAACCAGTTTAGCAAAGTTTAAAGAGGGAATGGATATCGAGGACTACCACACGGCCCCGGCGGCAATTAAGATCATCAAAGAAAGCCGGGATACCAGCCTGCTGGAAATGAAGATTCATGAAGGAAAAAAAAGACAGATTCGCAAAATGTGTGCGGGCATAGGGCATCCGGTTATTGATCTTAAACGGATTGCCATTGGCGACCTGACCCTTGGGAATTTAAAACCTGGTGAATGGCGTTATTTAAATAAAGACGAAATTATGTATTTAAAAGGAGATAAAAAATGGTAA
- a CDS encoding bifunctional 4-hydroxy-3-methylbut-2-enyl diphosphate reductase/30S ribosomal protein S1 — translation MEIIVADKAGYCFGIENAMKMVQDTIESGQEKIYTLGPISHNTQETQRLADQGIVIIEEDDVKNIETGCIILRSHGVGKKIIAAIQEKGLAIINATCPFVRAVQKKVEAYDVAGYHVVIVGNKDHPEVIGANGWCNGKALIINDINQLENIESYDRICIVAQTTIIESRFNGICDAIRSRVNEVVIFNTICSATAERQAAAAKTAKEVEYMIVIGGYHSSNTQKLTDICKSHCEKTCHIETIRDLDLAEVMKYRKIGITAGASTPDWIVKEVLEGMEEQNKIAEENVVVEVTTEEQPTVVVEEVVETIEKDEYDDANFDFAAEIEESLKTIRRGAEIEGEVIHIAEDEVILNIGYKADGIIKKNDFTWRSDEVLSELVQLGDKVWCIVTDLNEGSGNVKLSKIKYDNRLVQKQLSDAFDNKTILEGTIKDISGNGLIVDIGFTDIYMPASQYHVRYVKDLNTLIGEKVKGIIIDYNPKRRRAILSQKIILEKDMKERREQVKEMKDKRFDELNVDDVVKGVVKTITNFGIFVDLDGIDGFVHRSDLTWEKINEPKDIVEKGQEIEAKVIAKNDEDKKIKLSVKALMDRPWDDFIAKYNVDDEVEVTITNILDFGAFAEVIPGVEGLIHVSEISYNRVESVASVLNTGDVLTVKIIGINPEKEKISLSKKATEEAPARPAPTPRSSNSSSNASSGDRDRSSNYGGGDRNRRPQQSHNSNNNRNKTVYEETANVTLGDAFADMFSGLTFEDSEDDK, via the coding sequence ATGGAAATAATCGTTGCCGATAAAGCCGGATATTGCTTTGGAATCGAAAATGCCATGAAAATGGTTCAAGATACCATTGAATCTGGTCAGGAGAAAATATATACGTTAGGTCCCATCAGCCATAACACGCAGGAAACCCAGCGATTAGCTGACCAAGGGATTGTCATAATTGAAGAAGATGATGTGAAAAATATCGAAACGGGATGCATCATCCTCCGTTCTCATGGCGTCGGCAAAAAAATCATCGCCGCCATACAAGAAAAAGGACTTGCGATAATTAATGCTACCTGCCCATTTGTAAGAGCTGTTCAAAAAAAAGTCGAAGCTTATGATGTGGCAGGCTATCATGTAGTCATTGTAGGAAATAAAGATCATCCGGAGGTTATTGGAGCAAATGGCTGGTGCAATGGTAAAGCTTTAATAATTAATGATATAAATCAGTTGGAAAATATTGAAAGTTATGATAGAATATGTATCGTGGCTCAGACCACCATCATCGAATCCAGATTCAATGGAATTTGTGATGCGATCAGGTCGAGAGTCAATGAAGTAGTTATATTTAATACTATTTGCAGTGCCACCGCTGAAAGACAAGCAGCGGCAGCGAAAACTGCAAAAGAAGTAGAATATATGATCGTAATCGGTGGATACCACAGCTCGAACACACAAAAGCTGACGGATATTTGTAAGTCCCATTGCGAAAAAACTTGTCACATAGAAACCATCCGGGATCTGGATCTCGCTGAAGTAATGAAATATCGGAAAATTGGTATTACGGCAGGAGCATCAACACCGGATTGGATCGTTAAGGAGGTATTGGAAGGTATGGAAGAGCAAAACAAAATTGCTGAGGAAAACGTGGTCGTAGAAGTGACGACTGAAGAACAGCCAACTGTTGTAGTTGAGGAAGTGGTGGAAACCATTGAAAAAGACGAATATGATGATGCTAATTTCGATTTCGCTGCAGAAATTGAAGAATCATTAAAAACAATTCGTCGAGGTGCTGAAATCGAAGGTGAAGTTATCCACATTGCTGAAGATGAAGTAATCTTAAACATTGGCTACAAAGCAGATGGTATCATCAAAAAGAATGATTTCACATGGAGAAGCGATGAGGTATTATCTGAACTTGTACAATTAGGAGACAAAGTTTGGTGTATCGTTACTGATTTGAATGAAGGTTCTGGAAATGTTAAACTTTCAAAAATCAAATATGATAACCGTCTCGTACAAAAACAGTTAAGTGACGCCTTTGATAATAAAACAATCTTAGAAGGAACAATCAAAGATATTTCTGGAAATGGTTTAATTGTCGATATCGGATTCACCGATATTTATATGCCAGCTTCTCAATATCATGTCCGTTATGTAAAAGACTTAAACACCTTGATTGGCGAAAAAGTAAAGGGTATTATCATTGATTACAACCCAAAACGACGTCGCGCGATTCTTTCACAAAAAATCATTCTTGAAAAAGATATGAAAGAACGTCGGGAACAAGTAAAGGAAATGAAAGACAAACGTTTTGACGAATTAAACGTTGATGACGTTGTTAAAGGTGTGGTTAAAACCATTACTAATTTCGGAATCTTTGTTGATCTTGACGGCATTGATGGTTTCGTCCATCGTTCAGACCTGACTTGGGAAAAAATCAATGAGCCTAAAGATATCGTCGAAAAAGGCCAGGAAATTGAAGCCAAGGTTATTGCTAAAAATGATGAAGACAAAAAAATCAAATTAAGTGTAAAAGCTTTAATGGACCGTCCATGGGATGATTTCATTGCTAAATATAATGTTGATGATGAAGTTGAAGTTACCATCACTAATATTTTAGATTTTGGTGCATTTGCTGAAGTGATCCCAGGCGTTGAAGGTTTAATTCACGTTTCTGAAATCAGCTACAACCGTGTTGAATCCGTTGCTTCAGTTTTAAACACTGGTGATGTGTTAACTGTTAAAATCATCGGAATTAACCCAGAAAAAGAAAAAATTAGCTTAAGTAAAAAAGCTACTGAAGAAGCTCCGGCTCGTCCTGCTCCAACACCAAGAAGCAGTAACAGCAGCAGTAATGCAAGCTCTGGCGATCGCGATAGAAGTAGCAACTACGGTGGTGGCGACAGAAATCGCAGACCACAGCAAAGCCATAACAGCAACAATAATCGTAACAAAACAGTTTACGAAGAAACCGCCAATGTAACTCTTGGGGATGCATTTGCTGATATGTTCAGCGGTCTTACTTTCGAAGACAGCGAAGACGACAAATAA
- a CDS encoding Rrf2 family transcriptional regulator: MRLSTKGRYGVLAMVELALQYGDGPVSIKEIAEKQNFSDSYMEQLFSTLKNAGLVKSLRGARGGYVLARDPEEITVGEIIRALEGPIELAECIDGGGNMTCVKSPECVTRGLWKDISDSISNVIDNRSLQDLLGK; encoded by the coding sequence TTGAGACTTTCAACAAAAGGAAGATATGGTGTACTTGCCATGGTGGAACTGGCACTTCAATATGGAGATGGCCCAGTTTCTATTAAAGAAATCGCCGAAAAACAAAATTTTTCGGATTCATACATGGAGCAACTTTTTTCAACGCTAAAAAATGCCGGGCTGGTAAAAAGCCTGAGAGGCGCTCGCGGCGGGTATGTCTTAGCAAGAGATCCGGAAGAAATTACTGTTGGTGAAATTATCAGAGCTCTGGAAGGCCCCATTGAATTGGCGGAATGCATCGACGGTGGTGGCAACATGACCTGTGTCAAATCACCGGAATGCGTGACACGCGGACTTTGGAAAGACATCAGTGACAGTATCAGCAATGTTATTGATAATCGATCATTACAGGATTTATTAGGCAAATAA
- the nifS gene encoding cysteine desulfurase NifS: MKRIYLDHAATTPVDPTVVETMLPFFTENFGNPSSVYTEGRTVKKSLEAARLQIAKAINADSREIYFTGSGSEADNWAIKGIAMKNQAKGKHIITTTIEHHAVLHTCEYLEKQGFEVTYLPVDEFGLISLDDLKNAIRKDTILVTIMFANNEIGTIEPIKEIGEIVKEKGIIFHTDAVQALGNIPVDVKDLNVDLLSISGHKIYGPKGIGALFIRKGVPIDNLIHGGAQERKKRAGTENTAEIMAFGKAAELASENLEKNAAHMKELRDLLIKGVMENIPQVRLNGHPEKRLPGNANFCFDYIEGESILLSLDIIGIAGSSGSACTSGSLDPSHVLLAIGLPAGVAHGSLRLTIGNHTTVEDINYVVENLIQIIDRLRKMSPINAECPIDDAVFEKASHHH; the protein is encoded by the coding sequence ATGAAAAGAATATATTTAGATCATGCGGCTACGACTCCGGTTGATCCAACCGTTGTTGAAACAATGCTTCCATTCTTCACCGAGAATTTTGGAAATCCATCATCTGTTTACACAGAAGGTCGGACGGTAAAGAAAAGTCTTGAAGCAGCGCGTTTACAAATAGCAAAAGCGATCAACGCTGATTCCCGGGAAATCTATTTTACCGGTAGTGGATCAGAAGCGGATAACTGGGCAATTAAAGGCATTGCCATGAAAAATCAGGCCAAGGGAAAACACATCATCACCACAACCATCGAACATCACGCCGTTCTTCATACCTGCGAATATCTGGAAAAACAGGGGTTTGAAGTAACCTATTTACCGGTTGATGAATTTGGACTCATTTCATTGGATGATTTAAAAAATGCCATCAGAAAAGATACCATCTTAGTAACCATAATGTTTGCGAATAATGAAATCGGAACAATTGAGCCAATCAAAGAAATTGGTGAGATCGTTAAGGAAAAGGGCATTATTTTTCATACCGATGCCGTCCAGGCGCTGGGAAATATTCCTGTGGATGTGAAGGACTTAAATGTCGATTTGCTTTCTATCTCCGGGCATAAAATTTACGGTCCGAAAGGAATTGGCGCATTGTTTATCAGAAAAGGTGTACCCATCGATAATTTAATCCATGGTGGCGCCCAGGAACGAAAAAAACGTGCCGGTACAGAAAATACCGCCGAAATTATGGCCTTTGGAAAAGCGGCCGAATTGGCAAGTGAAAATCTTGAAAAAAATGCCGCCCATATGAAAGAATTAAGAGACCTTTTAATTAAAGGGGTCATGGAAAATATTCCCCAGGTTCGGTTAAATGGCCATCCGGAAAAACGATTACCAGGAAATGCGAACTTCTGCTTTGATTATATTGAAGGCGAATCGATTCTGCTCAGCTTGGACATTATCGGCATTGCTGGTTCCAGCGGTTCAGCTTGTACATCCGGTTCATTAGATCCATCCCATGTATTATTGGCAATTGGTTTACCGGCAGGGGTCGCACACGGTTCGCTGAGACTGACAATTGGGAACCATACTACCGTTGAAGATATTAACTATGTTGTGGAAAATCTGATTCAGATTATCGACCGACTGAGAAAAATGTCCCCAATTAACGCAGAGTGCCCCATCGATGATGCGGTTTTTGAAAAAGCATCCCATCATCATTAA
- a CDS encoding class I SAM-dependent methyltransferase, with translation MNFLNPVPAAVNNQSLRVTNLAWDFLKPIIKPGDIVVDATAGTGQDTLFLTQCVGETGHVFAFDIQAAALKQTQAVVEKNGFAGNITLVHKSHDLILNVFKQQGIKEQTVMAIMFNLGYFPSGDQTIITKTETTIKALNGALTLLASGGMITICLYPGHPGGLAESEAVINWCEALEKPFISHHFRTLNRKSPPTLAMIQRTR, from the coding sequence GTGAATTTTTTAAACCCTGTGCCGGCTGCAGTGAATAATCAATCACTTCGGGTAACTAATTTAGCCTGGGATTTTTTGAAACCAATTATTAAACCCGGTGATATTGTGGTTGATGCCACCGCCGGCACCGGTCAGGACACCTTATTTCTGACCCAATGTGTCGGCGAAACAGGACACGTTTTTGCCTTTGACATTCAAGCGGCAGCTTTGAAACAAACGCAAGCGGTTGTTGAAAAAAACGGGTTTGCCGGCAACATCACCCTAGTCCATAAAAGTCATGATTTAATCTTGAATGTGTTTAAGCAGCAAGGAATTAAAGAACAAACCGTAATGGCTATTATGTTTAATCTAGGCTATTTCCCTAGCGGCGATCAAACCATTATTACTAAAACTGAAACAACCATCAAAGCGCTAAATGGGGCTTTGACATTGTTGGCTTCCGGCGGTATGATTACTATATGTTTATACCCGGGTCATCCCGGCGGGTTAGCGGAGTCCGAAGCGGTAATTAATTGGTGTGAAGCGCTGGAAAAACCGTTTATCAGCCATCACTTTCGAACCTTGAATCGAAAATCACCGCCAACATTAGCCATGATCCAAAGAACGAGGTAG
- a CDS encoding lysophospholipid acyltransferase family protein → MIYKLGRFITYLISLILFRITIIGKENIPETGGALICPNHISNIDPVVISFTTPREIHYMAKAELFKNSLLAWFFRKVKAFPVNREKVGIETIKTSLKILKEEEILGIFPEGHRVNPEDRTPPASGFVVFAIKTKSPIIPVRIKGNYRFRGKIKIIIGQPIYLEEYYGKKLSDEETHQLSEKIMDTVYELESA, encoded by the coding sequence ATGATTTATAAACTTGGCCGTTTCATTACTTATCTTATCAGCTTGATCCTCTTTCGGATAACCATTATTGGAAAAGAAAATATTCCGGAAACTGGAGGGGCGCTTATTTGCCCTAATCATATTAGTAATATTGATCCGGTGGTGATTTCATTTACCACACCCAGGGAGATTCATTATATGGCCAAAGCGGAGCTGTTTAAAAATTCACTGTTGGCCTGGTTCTTTCGTAAGGTCAAGGCTTTTCCCGTTAATCGGGAAAAAGTTGGTATCGAAACGATTAAGACATCTTTAAAAATTTTGAAGGAAGAAGAGATTCTGGGGATTTTTCCAGAAGGTCATCGGGTTAATCCAGAAGATCGGACTCCCCCGGCCAGTGGTTTTGTGGTTTTTGCCATCAAGACAAAATCACCAATTATTCCGGTGCGAATCAAAGGAAACTACAGATTCAGAGGTAAGATTAAAATTATTATTGGTCAACCCATTTATCTGGAAGAATATTATGGGAAAAAATTATCCGATGAGGAAACCCATCAGTTAAGCGAAAAAATAATGGATACCGTTTATGAATTGGAATCCGCTTGA
- a CDS encoding acetolactate decarboxylase, which produces MKSETLFQVSTLTDFQNKGYDGQISIETMLAYGDTGFGTYHELNGEMIVLDGVAYRALGDCSVEVADLSDTTPFATLGFLKKDEEQFLAVNGDLTALMKNLNSLTGISQKPILARLTGVFDIIELHGVWPQKKPYEELDKIVSDQSILVMEKIRGFLVGIYCPESAQGMNVVGWHFHFLSADKKIGGHVNDLSVGDLAVEFEIKESLSII; this is translated from the coding sequence ATGAAAAGTGAGACATTATTTCAGGTTTCAACCTTGACTGATTTTCAAAACAAAGGATATGACGGGCAGATTTCGATAGAAACCATGCTAGCATATGGGGACACGGGATTTGGTACCTACCATGAACTTAATGGTGAAATGATTGTCCTGGATGGTGTAGCTTATCGGGCACTGGGAGACTGTTCAGTCGAAGTGGCCGATTTATCGGACACGACCCCTTTTGCTACGCTTGGATTTTTGAAAAAAGATGAAGAACAGTTTTTGGCAGTAAACGGAGATCTAACAGCGTTGATGAAAAATTTGAACAGCCTGACTGGCATCAGTCAAAAACCAATTTTAGCAAGGCTCACCGGTGTTTTTGATATTATTGAACTCCATGGCGTATGGCCACAGAAAAAGCCCTATGAAGAACTGGATAAAATTGTCAGCGATCAATCCATTCTTGTTATGGAAAAAATCAGAGGTTTTTTAGTGGGAATTTACTGCCCGGAGTCTGCTCAGGGAATGAATGTGGTGGGCTGGCATTTTCACTTTTTATCAGCTGATAAAAAAATTGGCGGTCATGTCAATGATTTATCAGTTGGAGACCTCGCTGTTGAATTTGAGATTAAAGAATCTTTGTCAATTATTTAG
- a CDS encoding NAD(P)/FAD-dependent oxidoreductase, translating into MSKIAIIGGGPGGMMAAVAAGEKGHQVDLYESNEKLGKKLYITGKGRCNLTNAVEIGDYFDSIVHNHNFMYSALYAFTNEDFMAFMEKNGVPLKTERGDRVFPDSDKSSDVISGFKAALKQSRCQVYLNTKITGLLIENNIINGIALENGETRNYDAVILATGGKSYPSTGSDGGFFKVLKSYGHQISQLAPGLVPMNTKEDWPRDLQGLALKNVALTLYQKTPKGQKKVKSMLGEMLFTHFGISGPLVLSLSSYLVGNSKDFCLELDLKPALSLEQMDNRVQRDFLKYQNKDFGNSLGDLLPSKMIPVMVELSGIEPGTKVNQITKDQRKKLVECFKQLTIGIAGLRDFTEAIITVGGVNVKEVDPGTMESKIIRNLYLAGEMLDVDALTGGYNIQIAVSTGWLAGNSVN; encoded by the coding sequence ATGAGCAAAATAGCAATAATTGGCGGCGGCCCTGGCGGCATGATGGCAGCAGTGGCAGCCGGAGAAAAAGGACATCAGGTTGATTTGTATGAAAGCAATGAAAAGCTGGGAAAAAAACTCTATATAACGGGCAAAGGGCGATGTAATCTCACCAATGCAGTTGAGATTGGCGACTATTTCGATAGCATTGTGCATAACCACAATTTTATGTACAGTGCCTTATACGCGTTTACGAATGAAGATTTTATGGCATTTATGGAAAAAAACGGCGTGCCATTAAAAACAGAGCGGGGCGACCGGGTATTTCCAGATTCAGATAAATCAAGTGATGTGATCAGTGGGTTTAAGGCTGCTTTAAAACAAAGTCGCTGTCAGGTTTATTTAAACACAAAAATAACAGGCCTCTTGATCGAGAACAATATAATTAATGGTATCGCTCTTGAAAACGGAGAAACCAGAAACTACGATGCGGTAATCCTGGCAACTGGCGGAAAGAGTTATCCGTCTACAGGTTCAGATGGTGGCTTTTTTAAGGTGTTGAAAAGTTATGGGCATCAAATCAGCCAGCTGGCGCCGGGACTGGTACCGATGAATACGAAAGAAGATTGGCCCCGGGATTTACAGGGGCTGGCCCTTAAAAATGTTGCTCTGACTCTTTATCAAAAAACACCTAAGGGCCAAAAGAAAGTAAAGTCCATGCTGGGGGAGATGTTGTTTACCCATTTTGGCATCTCTGGGCCATTGGTTTTATCACTAAGTTCCTATTTGGTGGGAAATTCAAAAGATTTCTGCCTGGAATTGGATTTAAAACCAGCATTAAGTTTAGAACAAATGGACAATCGGGTCCAACGGGATTTTTTGAAATATCAGAACAAAGATTTTGGCAATTCTCTGGGCGATTTACTGCCCTCGAAAATGATTCCAGTAATGGTTGAATTATCCGGGATTGAACCGGGAACCAAGGTCAATCAGATCACCAAGGACCAGCGAAAAAAGCTGGTCGAATGTTTTAAACAATTAACGATTGGCATTGCTGGTCTGCGCGATTTTACCGAAGCCATTATTACTGTTGGCGGTGTGAATGTAAAAGAAGTAGATCCGGGAACCATGGAGTCAAAAATAATTAGAAATCTTTATTTAGCCGGAGAGATGCTGGATGTGGACGCCCTGACCGGTGGATATAATATCCAAATTGCCGTTTCCACCGGTTGGCTGGCTGGAAATTCAGTCAATTAA
- a CDS encoding MurR/RpiR family transcriptional regulator produces the protein MKEVSSIKESRDIISAIKKRYAKLSKSHKLIADYMFSHYERVSEMSAVKVAQSVGVSEATVVRFSVTLGYEGYPEFRRALKNEINSKLTTIERIDMTLRNEQKERALQETVHNVLKSDLSNINATFEEFDYEIFKSCIDLILGARKVVIIGFRTTTLLTEHLGYYLNLILDNVRVVNYGVSDIYEHLIRVNEEDVVIAISFPRYAQKTYEAVEFLKNKGVKIITISDNENAPINVFTQYRLIAKSNVYSFVDSLVAPLSLINALVISVGLRNIGKTKETFNELEEIWRDHYIYTGDELENSSRKDKE, from the coding sequence ATGAAAGAAGTATCAAGTATCAAAGAAAGCCGAGATATTATTTCAGCAATTAAAAAACGGTATGCTAAATTAAGCAAATCCCATAAATTAATTGCCGACTACATGTTTAGTCATTATGAACGAGTTTCTGAAATGTCAGCTGTGAAGGTTGCTCAAAGTGTTGGGGTCAGTGAAGCTACGGTGGTTCGTTTTTCGGTGACTTTGGGATACGAAGGCTACCCGGAGTTTCGGAGAGCATTAAAAAACGAAATCAATAGCAAGCTCACAACGATTGAGCGAATTGACATGACCTTAAGAAACGAACAAAAAGAAAGAGCCCTTCAGGAGACCGTTCATAATGTGCTAAAGTCGGATCTGTCCAATATCAATGCAACCTTTGAGGAATTTGACTATGAAATTTTTAAGTCGTGTATTGACTTAATTTTGGGGGCCAGAAAAGTTGTTATTATTGGGTTTCGGACCACCACCCTGCTAACCGAGCATCTGGGATATTATCTCAATCTGATCCTGGATAACGTCCGGGTGGTTAACTATGGTGTCTCAGATATCTATGAACATTTAATTCGGGTTAATGAAGAAGATGTGGTCATTGCCATCAGTTTTCCCAGATATGCCCAAAAAACGTATGAAGCGGTTGAATTTTTAAAGAATAAAGGGGTAAAAATCATAACGATATCAGACAATGAAAATGCCCCCATCAATGTGTTTACTCAATATCGACTGATTGCCAAAAGTAATGTCTATTCATTTGTTGATTCTTTGGTGGCACCCCTGTCGCTGATCAATGCGCTGGTGATTTCGGTGGGATTGAGAAATATTGGCAAAACCAAAGAGACCTTTAATGAGCTTGAAGAAATATGGCGAGATCATTATATTTATACCGGTGATGAATTGGAAAACAGTTCCCGAAAGGACAAAGAATAA
- a CDS encoding iron-sulfur cluster assembly scaffold protein, giving the protein MEYTDVVMENFTCPKHVGEIEGANGIGQVGSPACGDIMKIFLKINDDGVIEDASFKTFGCGAAVASSSMATDMIIGKTIEEAGKFKNSDVVDALGGLPAEKIHCSVLAAEAIQAAIEDYQKKKA; this is encoded by the coding sequence ATGGAATATACAGATGTAGTAATGGAGAACTTTACCTGTCCTAAACATGTGGGAGAAATTGAAGGCGCCAACGGTATTGGTCAGGTTGGAAGCCCAGCATGTGGAGACATCATGAAAATCTTCTTAAAGATTAATGATGATGGTGTTATTGAAGATGCATCCTTTAAAACCTTTGGCTGCGGTGCCGCAGTAGCCAGCAGCAGTATGGCAACAGATATGATCATTGGGAAAACAATTGAAGAAGCCGGAAAATTTAAAAATTCGGATGTTGTTGATGCTCTGGGCGGGTTGCCAGCCGAAAAAATTCACTGTTCAGTTTTGGCCGCAGAAGCGATTCAGGCAGCCATTGAAGACTATCAAAAGAAAAAAGCATAA
- the cmk gene encoding (d)CMP kinase, with the protein MQIAIDGPAGAGKSTIAKKIAATYKMTYLDTGAMYRCIAHCVLNQQGDRFDDNRAIIEIAKTAKITFDGDKVFCNDKDVTQEIRTPLVSRHTSDVAKIKEVRDLMVNQQRDYAKNHSVVMDGRDIGSVVLPDADLKFFLDADVLERAQRRKKEMDEKGSSKALEEIKSDIENRDTNDRNRTEGPLVQVADAIVIDTTGKSIEVVYQEMKKYIDEASR; encoded by the coding sequence ATGCAAATTGCCATAGATGGTCCTGCCGGAGCAGGAAAAAGTACCATTGCCAAAAAAATAGCAGCAACCTATAAAATGACCTATTTAGATACCGGAGCCATGTATCGGTGTATTGCCCACTGTGTTTTGAATCAGCAGGGTGATCGATTCGATGATAACCGGGCCATTATTGAAATTGCCAAAACTGCAAAAATTACTTTTGATGGTGACAAGGTTTTTTGCAATGACAAAGATGTCACACAGGAAATACGCACCCCCCTGGTTTCCCGGCATACCTCAGACGTTGCTAAAATAAAAGAAGTCCGGGATTTGATGGTCAATCAACAGCGTGATTATGCCAAAAACCATTCGGTGGTTATGGATGGCCGAGATATTGGTTCGGTAGTGTTGCCTGATGCGGATCTTAAATTTTTTCTGGATGCTGATGTTCTGGAACGGGCGCAACGAAGAAAAAAAGAAATGGATGAAAAAGGCAGCAGTAAAGCGCTGGAAGAAATTAAAAGTGACATCGAAAATCGGGATACCAATGACCGAAACCGTACTGAAGGCCCCCTGGTGCAGGTTGCCGATGCGATTGTCATTGATACAACTGGGAAAAGTATCGAAGTTGTTTATCAAGAAATGAAAAAATACATCGATGAGGCCAGCCGATGA